In the genome of Streptomyces collinus, one region contains:
- a CDS encoding ABC transporter ATP-binding protein, protein MNTASAPEATGAESLRARETLKALYGYVRPHRWAVALGLLLALVGAAGGLLQPLATKTLVDRLSSGGTIGTILLAMTVLVLLSMVAEAFGAYVLERTAESVVLAARRSLIGRLLRLRLTEVDRMQPGDLMSRVTSDTTLLRAVSTQAVVSAATGAVTLVAAVVVMAFLDAVLLGVTLGVVAVVGVAAALVMPKIGQAAERAQAAVGEMSTGLERVFGAFRTVKASGAEEREAARVEAAARRAWRHGVRSAKWEAVLGSADDLAVELAFLAVLAVGGARVASGDMPVSTLIAFLLYLFYLMEPVYKLVEAASQYQEGAAAIARIAQVDRLATEKQDRHLSARPAATKTLRPRPASVRFEEVSFRYGTGLPDIHQRVDFEVPGGGMTAFVGPSGAGKSTVFALVERFYEATGGRVLVDGKDVTKWPLSELRSVIGYVEQDAPVLAGTLRENLVFAAPGATDDEIREVLTRTRLDALVERLPHGLDTPVGHRGTKLSGGERQRIAIARALLRRPRLLLLDEATSQLDAVNELALRDVIAETARETTVLVVAHRLSTVTDADRIVVLDAGKVRAVGTHEELVAEDELYAQLAATQLLTSAGRPRG, encoded by the coding sequence GACGGGTGCCGAGTCCTTGCGCGCCCGCGAGACGCTCAAGGCGCTGTACGGGTACGTCCGTCCGCACCGGTGGGCCGTCGCGCTCGGTCTGCTGTTGGCGCTGGTAGGGGCCGCCGGAGGGCTGCTGCAGCCGCTGGCCACGAAGACGCTGGTCGACCGGCTCTCGTCCGGTGGCACGATCGGCACCATTCTGCTGGCCATGACCGTTCTGGTCCTGCTGAGCATGGTGGCCGAGGCGTTCGGTGCCTATGTGCTGGAACGGACGGCGGAGTCGGTGGTGCTCGCCGCCCGCCGCAGCCTCATCGGACGGTTGCTGCGGCTGCGCCTCACGGAGGTGGACCGGATGCAGCCGGGCGATCTGATGTCCCGGGTGACCTCCGACACCACGCTGTTGCGGGCCGTCAGCACCCAGGCGGTGGTCTCCGCGGCGACGGGGGCGGTGACGCTGGTCGCGGCGGTCGTGGTGATGGCGTTCCTCGATGCCGTCCTGCTGGGCGTCACGCTCGGAGTCGTCGCGGTCGTCGGTGTGGCCGCCGCGCTGGTGATGCCGAAGATCGGGCAGGCCGCCGAGCGTGCGCAGGCGGCTGTCGGGGAGATGTCCACGGGCCTGGAGCGGGTCTTCGGCGCGTTCCGCACGGTGAAGGCGTCCGGCGCCGAGGAGCGGGAGGCCGCTCGCGTCGAGGCGGCGGCACGCAGGGCGTGGCGCCACGGCGTGCGCAGCGCGAAGTGGGAGGCCGTGCTGGGTTCGGCGGACGACCTCGCCGTCGAGCTGGCGTTCCTCGCGGTACTCGCCGTCGGCGGGGCGCGGGTTGCGTCCGGGGACATGCCCGTGTCCACGCTCATCGCGTTCCTGCTGTACCTCTTCTACCTGATGGAGCCGGTGTACAAGCTGGTCGAGGCAGCGTCCCAGTACCAGGAGGGCGCGGCCGCGATCGCCCGGATCGCGCAGGTGGACCGCCTGGCGACAGAGAAGCAGGACCGGCACCTGTCGGCGCGGCCCGCGGCGACCAAGACGCTGCGGCCACGTCCGGCGTCGGTTCGCTTCGAGGAGGTGTCCTTCCGCTACGGGACCGGGTTGCCGGACATCCACCAGCGGGTGGACTTCGAGGTGCCGGGCGGCGGGATGACGGCGTTCGTCGGCCCGTCGGGCGCGGGCAAGTCGACGGTCTTCGCGCTCGTCGAGCGGTTCTACGAAGCGACCGGCGGCCGTGTCCTGGTCGACGGCAAGGACGTGACGAAGTGGCCGCTGTCCGAGCTGCGGTCCGTCATCGGATACGTCGAGCAGGACGCGCCGGTGCTGGCCGGCACGCTGCGGGAGAACCTGGTCTTCGCCGCGCCCGGCGCGACCGACGACGAGATTCGCGAGGTCCTCACCCGGACCAGGCTCGACGCCCTCGTCGAGCGTCTCCCGCACGGCCTGGACACCCCGGTCGGGCACCGCGGCACGAAACTGTCCGGCGGCGAGCGCCAGCGCATCGCGATCGCCCGCGCGCTGCTGCGCAGGCCCCGGCTGCTGCTCCTGGACGAGGCGACCTCGCAGCTCGACGCCGTCAACGAGCTGGCACTGCGGGACGTCATCGCCGAGACCGCACGTGAGACCACCGTGCTGGTGGTGGCCCATCGCCTGTCGACCGTCACGGACGCCGACCGCATCGTCGTCCTGGACGCGGGCAAGGTCCGCGCGGTCGGCACCCACGAGGAGCTGGTGGCCGAAGACGAGCTGTACGCGCAGCTCGCGGCGACGCAGCTCCTGACCTCGGCGGGACGCCCCCGTGGGTGA
- a CDS encoding DUF418 domain-containing protein, translated as MTQIQSPQENSPPRPRTSPESAVRASPGPSMGRLIGLDLACALAVFGMYIVHIAPMPSAANNLGSWVYSLAEGRSSALFATLAGFSLMLIAGRLEPKTGLAGRQAKARIAIRAVILLAMGTVLAMEYGDIIILAYYGVYFLLALLVVRLSAKTLAIIAAGIALVMPQLAFVLKMWLSDSVQQSINAYDPLEKLSTVGVLDLLLTGLYPTITWMAFVIAGMALARLDLTAATVQRRLAALGASLTVGAYGLATLLGGTSAVLSFGGGGGPSSGSGAGSMGSGSGAGSMGSGSGAGSMGSGSGGPGQSASDLLGAVSHTGTTLDTIGCLGVAILVIVGATVAVDRLPRLRRLAKPVIAVGTMSLTAYVGHFLAQSAWPASGAGTTKSWVPVLTYILGAIVFAAIWSRFFRRGPLEYLLNAATKPAKYIR; from the coding sequence ATGACACAGATACAGTCGCCGCAGGAGAACTCGCCTCCTCGGCCCCGAACCTCGCCCGAGTCCGCCGTGCGGGCCTCGCCCGGCCCCTCGATGGGACGCCTGATCGGGTTGGATCTCGCCTGCGCGCTGGCGGTGTTCGGCATGTACATCGTGCACATTGCCCCGATGCCGTCAGCCGCGAACAACCTCGGCAGCTGGGTGTACTCCTTGGCGGAGGGGCGCTCGTCGGCCCTGTTCGCCACCCTCGCCGGGTTCTCGCTGATGCTGATCGCCGGCCGCCTTGAGCCGAAGACCGGCCTGGCGGGCCGGCAGGCGAAGGCCCGGATCGCGATCCGCGCCGTGATCCTGCTGGCGATGGGCACCGTGCTGGCGATGGAGTACGGGGACATCATCATCCTCGCCTACTACGGCGTCTACTTCCTCCTCGCGCTGCTCGTGGTGCGACTGAGCGCCAAGACGCTGGCGATCATCGCGGCGGGGATCGCGCTCGTCATGCCGCAGCTCGCGTTCGTTTTGAAGATGTGGCTGAGCGACTCCGTCCAGCAGAGCATCAACGCCTACGACCCGCTCGAGAAGCTCAGCACCGTCGGAGTACTCGATCTGCTGCTCACGGGCCTCTACCCGACGATCACGTGGATGGCGTTCGTGATCGCCGGCATGGCGCTGGCCCGCCTCGATCTGACCGCCGCCACCGTCCAGCGGCGCCTGGCGGCGCTCGGTGCAAGCCTCACCGTAGGCGCCTACGGCCTGGCCACGCTGTTGGGTGGCACGAGCGCGGTGTTGAGCTTCGGGGGAGGCGGAGGGCCGTCCAGCGGCTCCGGAGCGGGGTCCATGGGCAGCGGGTCCGGGGCAGGGTCCATGGGCAGCGGGTCCGGGGCAGGGTCCATGGGCAGCGGGTCCGGCGGGCCCGGGCAGTCGGCCTCGGACCTGCTGGGTGCCGTGTCGCACACCGGCACCACCCTCGACACCATCGGCTGCCTGGGTGTCGCGATCCTCGTGATCGTGGGCGCGACGGTGGCCGTCGACCGTCTGCCGCGACTGCGCCGCCTGGCGAAACCGGTCATCGCAGTGGGCACCATGTCCCTGACCGCCTACGTCGGCCACTTCCTCGCACAGTCCGCGTGGCCCGCTTCCGGCGCCGGCACCACGAAGTCCTGGGTACCCGTGCTCACGTACATCCTGGGGGCGATCGTGTTCGCCGCGATCTGGTCCCGCTTCTTCCGCCGCGGCCCCTTGGAGTACCTGCTCAACGCAGCCACCAAGCCCGCCAAGTACATCCGGTGA
- a CDS encoding response regulator has protein sequence MVVDDEALVRSGFELILNASDGIQVVATAEGAQAADAIRREHPDVVLLDIRMPDVDGLTVLREIQTLPEPPTVAMLTTFDTDEYILTALRSGAAGFLLKDTEPEQLAQLVRTLAAGGVVMSPKASRALLRGHPGADTPQDADVARVNLLTDRERDVLVLIAEGLSNADIGTRIHLSAGTVKDHVSSILTKLRVAGRVQAALLAERAGLLGVDGADTARGNAG, from the coding sequence GTGGTGGTGGACGACGAGGCGCTGGTGCGGTCCGGGTTCGAGCTGATCCTGAACGCCTCCGACGGCATCCAGGTCGTGGCGACGGCGGAAGGAGCGCAGGCCGCCGACGCGATCCGGCGCGAGCATCCGGACGTCGTGCTCCTCGACATCCGCATGCCGGACGTGGACGGCCTGACCGTCCTGAGGGAGATCCAGACGCTGCCCGAGCCGCCGACGGTGGCCATGCTGACCACCTTCGACACCGACGAGTACATCCTGACCGCGCTGCGCTCGGGAGCCGCGGGCTTCCTGCTCAAGGACACCGAACCCGAACAGCTCGCCCAACTCGTACGCACCCTGGCCGCGGGCGGGGTGGTGATGTCCCCGAAAGCCTCGCGGGCCCTGCTGCGCGGCCATCCGGGGGCGGACACGCCCCAGGACGCGGACGTGGCGCGCGTGAACCTGCTCACCGACCGCGAACGTGACGTCCTCGTCCTGATCGCGGAAGGCCTGTCCAACGCCGACATCGGCACCCGCATCCACCTGAGCGCGGGCACCGTCAAGGACCACGTCAGCTCGATCCTGACCAAGCTCCGGGTCGCCGGCCGCGTCCAGGCGGCTCTCCTCGCGGAGCGGGCCGGACTGCTCGGCGTCGACGGCGCCGACACGGCCCGGGGCAACGCGGGATGA
- a CDS encoding sensor histidine kinase, with protein MSAGRALWRRVPSWVVDAGLVVLAALDAWINLDDEATPLMWACAALGSAGLLLRRRFPLAVFLLTLPMLLFMDVGVAPIAALYTLAARTRNRPLLAGSALLNAAATTLAWPLSDTFSGDPFSGDRTWTLIEFVYTLAMAFAPILCGQLVQARRDVARQLVEVQVAREHERALYAQSVLARERAQLAREMHDVVSHQVSLIAVQAGALQVAAKDPDARDAARTIRTLSVNTLDELRHMVALLRASGGKETELTPQPTLADLQQLIANSGIETTLTGELPPGISTTAQRTVYRTVQEALTNVRKHAPGARAEVRLWHDAQHFGLTVTNTAPTRPSVALPSARHGLIGLRERAELLNGTLTAEPTPQGGYEIELRASTRPA; from the coding sequence ATGAGTGCGGGTCGGGCACTGTGGCGGCGGGTGCCGTCTTGGGTCGTCGACGCGGGCCTCGTCGTGCTCGCCGCGCTCGACGCCTGGATCAACCTCGACGACGAGGCGACACCCCTCATGTGGGCCTGCGCCGCCCTCGGCAGCGCCGGACTGCTCCTGCGCAGGCGCTTTCCGCTCGCCGTCTTCCTGCTGACACTGCCCATGCTGCTGTTCATGGACGTGGGAGTCGCGCCGATCGCCGCGCTGTACACACTGGCCGCGCGCACCCGTAACCGCCCGCTGCTGGCCGGCAGCGCCCTGCTGAACGCGGCGGCGACCACCCTCGCCTGGCCCCTGTCCGACACGTTTTCCGGCGACCCGTTTTCCGGCGACCGGACCTGGACGCTCATCGAGTTCGTCTACACGCTGGCCATGGCCTTCGCTCCGATCCTGTGCGGCCAGCTCGTGCAGGCCAGACGCGACGTGGCCCGCCAACTCGTCGAGGTCCAAGTGGCCCGCGAACACGAACGCGCCCTGTACGCCCAGTCCGTCCTCGCCCGCGAACGCGCCCAACTGGCCCGCGAGATGCACGACGTCGTCTCCCACCAGGTCAGCCTCATCGCCGTACAGGCCGGAGCCCTGCAGGTCGCCGCCAAGGACCCCGATGCCCGCGACGCCGCCCGCACCATCCGCACCCTGAGCGTGAACACCCTCGACGAACTCCGCCACATGGTCGCCCTGCTGCGCGCCTCCGGCGGCAAGGAAACCGAACTCACCCCCCAGCCCACCCTCGCCGACCTCCAGCAGCTGATCGCCAACAGCGGCATCGAGACCACCCTGACCGGGGAGCTCCCGCCCGGCATCAGCACAACCGCCCAACGCACCGTCTACCGCACGGTCCAAGAAGCCCTCACGAACGTCCGCAAGCACGCCCCGGGCGCCCGCGCAGAGGTGCGCCTGTGGCATGACGCGCAGCACTTCGGTCTCACGGTCACCAACACCGCCCCCACCCGCCCGTCCGTCGCCCTGCCCAGCGCCCGGCACGGCCTGATCGGCCTGAGAGAACGCGCCGAACTGCTCAACGGCACCCTCACCGCCGAACCCACCCCACAGGGCGGATACGAGATCGAACTACGGGCCTCCACCCGGCCCGCCTGA
- a CDS encoding Mu transposase domain-containing protein has protein sequence MDRFSQISVRTNRYSVPVRLIGRTVRAMLHASELVVYDGQQEVVRHERLIAKGQARLDLDHYLEALVRKPGAFPGATALEQARSAGKFTLVHDAWWEAAKAAHGERDGTRALI, from the coding sequence GTGGACCGCTTCAGCCAGATCAGCGTCCGCACCAACCGCTACTCGGTGCCGGTGCGGCTGATCGGCCGGACGGTCCGGGCGATGCTGCACGCGTCCGAGCTGGTGGTCTACGACGGCCAGCAGGAGGTCGTCCGCCATGAACGGCTCATCGCCAAGGGGCAGGCCCGGCTGGATCTGGACCACTATCTGGAAGCCCTGGTCCGCAAGCCCGGCGCGTTCCCCGGTGCCACCGCGCTCGAACAGGCCCGTTCCGCGGGGAAGTTCACGCTGGTCCACGACGCCTGGTGGGAGGCGGCGAAGGCTGCCCACGGCGAGCGGGACGGCACCCGGGCCCTGATCTAG
- the istB gene encoding IS21-like element helper ATPase IstB, with protein sequence MTLKRHRGLTEQAADATVDQACRTLLLPTIRVQFPELAEAAARGQMSYRGFLAELLMAECDERARRRSERRIKAAQFPREKSLRAFDFEANGNVDAAVIHTLATCEWVKKGLPLCLIGDSGTGKSHLLIALGTEAAMAGFRVRYTLATKLVNELVEAADERVLTKTIARYGRVDLLCIDELGYMELDRRGAELLFQVLTEREEKNSVAIASNESFGGWTKTFTDPRLCAPIVDRLTFGGNIIETGTDSYRLASTRAARAQSAVSG encoded by the coding sequence GTGACGCTCAAACGCCATCGCGGACTGACCGAACAGGCCGCCGACGCCACCGTTGACCAGGCATGCCGCACGCTCCTGCTGCCCACCATCCGGGTCCAGTTCCCCGAACTGGCCGAAGCCGCCGCCCGTGGCCAGATGTCGTATCGCGGGTTCCTCGCCGAGCTGCTGATGGCCGAGTGTGACGAGCGGGCCCGGCGACGCTCCGAACGGCGGATCAAGGCGGCGCAGTTCCCGCGGGAGAAGTCGTTGCGGGCCTTCGACTTCGAGGCCAACGGGAACGTCGACGCAGCCGTCATTCACACCCTGGCGACCTGCGAGTGGGTCAAGAAGGGACTGCCGCTCTGCCTGATCGGCGACTCGGGCACTGGCAAGTCCCACCTGTTGATCGCGCTCGGCACCGAGGCCGCCATGGCCGGCTTCCGGGTCCGCTACACACTCGCCACCAAGTTGGTCAACGAGTTGGTCGAGGCGGCGGACGAGAGGGTCCTGACCAAGACCATCGCCCGCTACGGACGCGTCGATCTGCTCTGCATAGACGAACTTGGCTACATGGAGCTGGACCGCAGGGGTGCTGAGCTGCTGTTCCAGGTGCTGACGGAGCGGGAGGAGAAGAACAGCGTCGCCATCGCCTCCAACGAGTCGTTTGGAGGGTGGACGAAAACCTTCACCGATCCGCGGCTTTGCGCGCCCATCGTCGACCGCCTCACCTTCGGCGGGAACATCATCGAGACCGGCACCGACTCCTACCGGCTCGCCAGCACCCGGGCCGCCCGGGCGCAGAGCGCAGTCTCAGGCTGA
- a CDS encoding TetR/AcrR family transcriptional regulator yields MTSDPGLRQRKKMRTRQALIEGALRLFAEKGYDQTTVAEIAATADVATRTFFSYFDSKDDIVFFDDRSRLERAVEIIGGRQPGEPVADLLRRVIDQSVFADTDSELARKIGPTRTRLIASVPALQARELHLLFDIQLQLTEALHLACPELDLVEAAAAVGSLVGAIKVVVAACQKRGNRPEQTYKAVQRATDIAIDGLNSLPRPD; encoded by the coding sequence GTGACCAGCGACCCAGGGCTGCGCCAGCGGAAGAAGATGCGCACGAGGCAAGCGCTCATCGAAGGCGCCCTGCGATTGTTCGCCGAGAAGGGTTACGACCAGACAACCGTGGCGGAGATCGCGGCCACCGCAGACGTCGCGACACGGACCTTCTTCAGCTACTTCGACAGCAAGGACGACATCGTCTTCTTCGACGACAGGTCGCGGCTGGAGCGCGCGGTCGAGATCATCGGAGGACGGCAGCCCGGCGAACCGGTGGCCGACCTGCTGCGGCGCGTCATCGACCAGAGTGTTTTCGCGGACACGGACTCGGAGTTGGCGCGGAAGATCGGCCCGACTCGGACCCGGCTGATTGCGTCGGTCCCGGCACTTCAGGCGCGCGAATTGCACCTGCTGTTCGACATCCAGCTGCAGCTGACCGAAGCGCTCCACCTGGCTTGCCCCGAGCTGGACCTCGTCGAGGCCGCAGCGGCGGTGGGCTCGCTGGTCGGGGCGATCAAGGTCGTCGTCGCCGCATGCCAAAAGCGGGGCAACCGGCCGGAGCAGACCTACAAAGCCGTTCAAAGGGCCACCGACATCGCGATCGACGGCCTCAACTCGCTCCCCCGCCCGGATTAG
- a CDS encoding cytochrome P450, with the protein MESTSPAMVMPTARQNPFDPPEELRRRQGLGPIHRMTYVDGGQGWLVTGFAAARAILADPRFSVRPDHMRSPVAQPARTPVPPGFFLRMDPPEHDHYRRLLTGDFTVRRMKLLEPEIEAIVNDQLNAMELAGGSADLFKAFALPIPSQVIGELLGVPYSDRQGFQRNAATLLNIDLTAEHRQEAVRELMAYLRDLLRHKRSRPEEDVLSGLAAHEGLTADERAGLALLLLIAGHETTTNMLALGAFALLANPAQLAEVRDKEEDAPAVVEELLRYLTIIHHVVRVALEDIELHGCLIKAGESVTVALSAANRDADHFAAPDALDLTRSTAGHLAFGHGLHQCLGQRLARAEMRIALPALLRRFPALRLTVAPEEVPLRSAMSVYGVHELPVTW; encoded by the coding sequence ATGGAGAGCACATCCCCTGCAATGGTCATGCCCACGGCCCGCCAGAACCCCTTCGACCCGCCCGAGGAATTGCGCCGCCGGCAGGGGCTCGGCCCAATCCATCGGATGACCTACGTCGACGGTGGTCAGGGGTGGTTGGTGACCGGCTTCGCCGCAGCGCGGGCGATCCTGGCAGATCCCCGATTCAGCGTCCGCCCGGACCACATGCGCTCACCGGTTGCCCAGCCAGCAAGGACGCCCGTGCCGCCGGGATTCTTCCTCCGCATGGACCCGCCCGAGCACGACCACTATCGGCGGTTGCTCACCGGTGACTTCACGGTGCGCCGGATGAAGCTCCTCGAACCGGAGATCGAAGCGATCGTCAATGACCAGTTGAACGCGATGGAGCTCGCCGGGGGCTCGGCCGACTTGTTCAAGGCATTCGCGCTGCCGATCCCGTCACAAGTGATCGGCGAACTGCTCGGGGTGCCCTACTCCGACAGGCAGGGGTTCCAGCGGAACGCCGCCACGCTCCTGAACATCGACCTCACAGCGGAACACCGGCAAGAGGCGGTCAGGGAGCTCATGGCATATCTACGGGACCTGCTGCGCCACAAGCGTTCCCGGCCAGAGGAAGATGTGCTCAGCGGGCTCGCTGCGCACGAGGGACTTACTGCGGACGAGAGAGCCGGACTGGCGCTCCTGCTCCTGATCGCCGGGCATGAGACAACGACGAACATGCTTGCGCTGGGCGCTTTCGCTCTGCTGGCCAACCCCGCACAGTTAGCCGAGGTCCGCGACAAGGAGGAAGACGCCCCTGCGGTGGTCGAGGAGCTGCTGCGTTACCTCACGATCATCCATCACGTGGTCCGCGTCGCGCTCGAGGACATCGAGCTCCACGGCTGCCTGATCAAGGCTGGCGAGTCAGTCACCGTCGCACTTTCCGCGGCGAACCGGGACGCTGACCATTTCGCCGCCCCGGACGCGCTTGACCTCACCCGCTCCACGGCCGGACACCTCGCGTTCGGTCACGGCCTCCACCAGTGCCTCGGGCAGCGGCTGGCCCGCGCCGAAATGCGCATCGCCCTCCCCGCACTGCTTCGCCGCTTCCCGGCACTACGTCTCACTGTCGCGCCCGAGGAAGTGCCACTGCGGTCGGCCATGTCGGTCTACGGCGTCCATGAACTTCCGGTCACCTGGTAG
- a CDS encoding MFS transporter translates to MSLLKDRNFLLLFAGQGISRFGDGLYTAATAWLAWSLTKDPTAVAMVSVSAFAPAFVATFVVASYADRRDRRKLMIVTDLARVAVVAVASVLLSLNLLNLPLLVATTALLALIGAPFAPARNAIVPQIVPDDRLQQANGLLQVAFRAAFFVGPLMLAPLLAFGSLQSVLVVNGLTFLGSAVAVAAIRVTRPAATSGQTGLWSDLSAGLRAVRAAPDVLVVIVTFVLALALTNGFLTVGLVAVVGQGGQYGLLLGVAGVAEVVGALLLAGVRIRRLALAAVLAWALLGIFRAPLGTVTSHAVAAVLLTATGLASALTDIPLIALVQQRIPSQHLAKALGLWEAGVAGALAISPFVASTAITLAGVENAFLFSGAAVVVLAVTATLALACVGARQPGQEPFVTAEGTASVAAPEETAVITAKPE, encoded by the coding sequence ATGTCACTGCTGAAGGACCGCAACTTCCTGCTTCTCTTCGCCGGCCAGGGCATCTCACGCTTCGGCGACGGCCTGTACACCGCCGCGACCGCCTGGCTGGCCTGGTCACTGACGAAGGACCCCACGGCCGTCGCCATGGTCAGCGTCTCCGCCTTCGCGCCCGCGTTCGTGGCCACCTTCGTCGTCGCCTCGTACGCCGACCGCCGCGACCGCCGGAAACTGATGATCGTCACCGACCTGGCCCGGGTCGCCGTGGTGGCCGTGGCTTCGGTCCTGCTCTCCCTCAACCTGCTGAACCTGCCCCTGCTCGTGGCGACCACGGCGTTGCTGGCGCTGATCGGCGCCCCGTTCGCCCCGGCCCGCAACGCCATCGTTCCCCAGATCGTGCCGGACGACCGCCTCCAGCAGGCCAACGGACTGCTGCAAGTCGCCTTCCGAGCCGCCTTCTTCGTCGGCCCGCTCATGCTGGCGCCGCTGCTGGCCTTCGGCTCGCTGCAGTCGGTGCTGGTGGTGAACGGGCTGACCTTCCTGGGCTCGGCGGTCGCCGTGGCAGCCATCCGCGTGACCCGCCCCGCCGCGACCAGCGGGCAGACCGGGCTGTGGTCCGATCTCAGCGCCGGGCTGAGGGCAGTGCGGGCCGCTCCCGATGTACTCGTCGTCATCGTGACCTTCGTGCTCGCCCTCGCCCTGACCAACGGTTTCCTGACCGTCGGGCTGGTCGCGGTCGTGGGACAGGGCGGCCAGTACGGCCTGCTGCTGGGCGTCGCCGGGGTCGCCGAAGTGGTGGGCGCCCTGCTCCTGGCCGGCGTGCGCATCCGCAGACTCGCACTGGCCGCGGTGCTGGCGTGGGCCCTGCTCGGGATCTTCCGGGCTCCGCTGGGAACGGTCACCTCCCATGCTGTGGCGGCCGTTCTCCTGACCGCCACGGGGCTGGCCTCGGCCCTCACGGACATTCCCTTGATCGCACTGGTGCAGCAGCGCATACCGAGCCAACATCTGGCGAAGGCGCTCGGCCTGTGGGAGGCCGGGGTGGCAGGAGCTCTGGCGATCTCCCCCTTCGTGGCCTCGACCGCCATCACCCTCGCCGGAGTCGAGAACGCCTTCCTGTTCTCGGGAGCCGCCGTTGTCGTCCTGGCCGTGACCGCCACGCTCGCCCTCGCTTGCGTCGGCGCACGGCAGCCCGGTCAGGAGCCCTTCGTCACGGCCGAAGGCACGGCAAGCGTCGCGGCGCCGGAAGAGACAGCGGTGATCACGGCCAAACCAGAGTGA
- a CDS encoding ArsR/SmtB family transcription factor, whose protein sequence is MTIVFRVPAGGAERVGFAYSPTMEAVLSLHVLVEPKHHPVQHGWVRAMRKLSPALKREIEAFAYAVRSYFPEFLFPQPIGGLTDFEDELAGLRGADPELVRLEFAVPLLTPWPDGGKGRDPRVLDEPEVRGLLRERVARESDEAMAAMLLDDPRALLERFLSMLERYWREAFEEEWARLEPELAAGVSEAGHQIEQRGLYGMLRGLWPEVRSDRQAERFWLKRPHDHEVTIGPDNTLVLAPSAYVWPHVRVNCDGPWPLGLVFPLSSIVREARPRIPPTQLVGTLRALADDTRLRALRLLAERPRSTQELAPLIGVSEAALSKHLRVLTDAGLLERRREGYYVLYRLASGQVAGLTPSLESFLHGDGEATD, encoded by the coding sequence ATGACGATCGTGTTCCGGGTCCCGGCCGGCGGTGCGGAGCGGGTGGGGTTCGCCTACTCGCCGACGATGGAAGCCGTACTGAGTCTCCATGTGCTGGTGGAGCCCAAGCACCACCCCGTCCAGCACGGCTGGGTGCGTGCGATGCGCAAGCTGTCCCCGGCGCTGAAGCGGGAGATCGAGGCGTTCGCCTACGCGGTGCGCTCGTACTTCCCCGAGTTCCTCTTTCCGCAGCCGATCGGTGGACTGACGGACTTCGAAGACGAACTGGCCGGCTTGCGCGGGGCGGATCCGGAGCTGGTCCGCCTGGAGTTCGCCGTCCCCCTGCTCACGCCCTGGCCGGACGGCGGCAAGGGCAGGGATCCGCGCGTGCTGGACGAACCGGAGGTACGCGGCCTGTTGCGGGAGCGAGTCGCACGGGAAAGCGACGAAGCGATGGCCGCGATGCTCCTCGACGATCCCCGCGCGTTGCTCGAACGGTTCCTGAGCATGCTGGAGCGCTACTGGCGGGAGGCGTTCGAGGAGGAATGGGCACGGCTCGAACCCGAACTCGCCGCCGGCGTCAGCGAGGCCGGACACCAGATCGAGCAGCGCGGCTTGTACGGGATGCTCCGTGGCCTGTGGCCGGAGGTGCGCAGCGACCGGCAGGCCGAACGCTTCTGGCTGAAGCGGCCGCACGACCACGAGGTCACCATCGGCCCGGACAACACCCTCGTACTGGCCCCCAGCGCCTATGTGTGGCCGCACGTACGCGTCAACTGCGACGGGCCCTGGCCCCTCGGGCTCGTCTTCCCCCTCTCCTCGATCGTCCGGGAAGCCCGCCCGAGAATTCCCCCCACCCAACTCGTCGGCACCTTGCGGGCGCTCGCCGACGACACCCGGCTGCGCGCCCTCCGGCTGCTCGCCGAACGCCCGCGCAGCACGCAGGAGTTGGCCCCGCTCATCGGCGTCAGCGAGGCCGCCCTGTCCAAACACCTGCGGGTGCTGACGGACGCGGGCCTGCTGGAGCGCCGCCGCGAGGGCTACTACGTCCTGTACCGGCTTGCGTCCGGACAGGTAGCAGGCCTGACCCCCAGCCTGGAAAGTTTCCTGCACGGCGATGGCGAGGCCACTGATTAG